The DNA window TGGAACGGCGTTTCCACCGCCAACCGAGGTGATACAAGTACCAGTTCTCGAATCGACAGAAAAATCAAACACAACTCCAGAAGGTAGGCGTTCAAGGTTTCACGTCAACGGCGTTACTTCAAtccataaatataatattaacacATTGCGGAATTACGTGATCGTTTGATTCTTGATACGGAAAAAGTCGATATTCAGTCTAGGTACAATtgtatgttttattttcacttaaATTTCACCGCcaagtgaaattatttttcaacgtcaaTGAATCTGAGATTTGAACAAAACATGTCTTATTGTACTATAACATATTCTTTATGGAGATACCTTCCTATAAATCGCGTGTATAAGTATATCTAATAGACTGCAATGTGTTATTGGGAAAGTTAGGTAATAACAgacgtatatacctatgtatattaTAGGAATGATGTACGATCACCAAGAATAATCGCCAATCAAAGTTCAACTTGCGAAATGAACATTTCCGAACTAACTGGTCAACATGTTTGCCCGAATTAAACAAGCCATACAAATTAATAGATTCTTGTCTAGATTCAATTATATGATTTCCGTTCCGCTCGTGTTAAACGATAAGTCGATGGCGTCAGGAATCTTACgtgataaaataatgaataagTGATTGTAAGTGTACTATTGAATACACGACAGCTGCCTGTATCTGTAATTAACGCATTGCAAAAATTCTCACGCTATAACGTCATGACCGCGGGTATATTACGATATGATAATAACGATCAAATAAACAATTCTTAAAATTTAGATATCATCCGTCGTAACCTGTATCGATGACTGCCATActttgcaataattttatagGATACTGATataatgtatgatgtacgCAGTTCCTGAAGATGAGTACCACCAccgaaattcgatttttatcttGCACTATAATGCCCGAATGCTACGAGTATAAGTTAAAACAGGTTATAACATCTATTCTTCGtgggcataaaaaaaatatggactCATTGTTATTGGCTTGCCGTTTCCCCTTTTCTTTCTATAACATGCATAATTTATCACGTAAAGTCCTTTCTCcgtgtgtatattattatttcaatgttGATTGTGAGAGATATAGTTGTAAATAGTTGGTACGCGAAATAAGCGTTTcgtgtaagaaaatttttacgagcgaaacttttacaattttttcttcaaaacttTGACTAAATTCGACTCCTCAGACATTGAAAATGACCTACCGTTTTGCTAAAAATCGATTTGAAGAATTCGGAAATATTCTAGAATTTGGTAATCGAAACACGTGTACTTATAATTGTCTTAAAGACTCACCTAACTGTAGGATTCggatatttttccatttatctGCCAATCCCTGTAATTCCTGAAAAGAGAACAAGAATTGATCAGTAAAGTGTAcgatatcattattatattgaaTGATCGCATAATTCTTTTCATTGTATTATGTACAACAGATCAATTGCACAATTATATACTTGGAACTTAATCGAAAGACCAAGTTATAGCAGACTATGtgcaaaattttaataataattttcaggtGTTCTAACAATATTCATCTACTAGCCAATATTTCTCGTTTGTGATTTCCCTTGCATTATCTGCACAGATCAGATACATAACTTCCATAAATTATCGTTTCATTAGGATCGAGAGCACATATTGTAATGTTGTACGAGCTagcactaattgtaagaattattattgtcatcAAGATACCTCCTATAATAGTTTTTGTTAAAGATAGAAGATGCGTGGTTAATTGCGAAAATCCGATAAACTGTCATATCCAAggttatgaaaaaattgcgaatcTGTGTAACGCGGGTCACAATTGGACGCGATTTATCTTAGGTAAGCCTGGAAATATGATCTAACGTTCATCTAATCCGCTAGCCAAGGTATTTGCAACGATGAAAGTATACCACCATTCTTGCTCAATATTGCGCAAATTTCCAGGCTCTGAAATTATAGTTATGATTCAAAATTACGTTCCTGCTCTTgctgccgcaacacggataCAATGCATGTGTTACTGTATTACGTGAACCCAAAAGCGTAATTATTGAAAACTGTGATTAAGatgagaaatttaaatttcggaAGCTTTCTGCAATTCTTACGTTTTGTACGGCTTTATGATTTCCCTGATCGGTCGAATGAATTTCTCTAATTCTCGGCCGATGGATTCCATATGCAGAATAAATTTATCTATATTTCAAAACGATGCGTGGTAAATACCGCATGTCGATTTCGAAccatgttgaagttagtaacgtgatcgtaacgattcatgctgatGAAAAACCGTTACTTCAagattttgaatgaaacaaaaacaaaacatactcatattttgaaatctaGGGTCCTTCAAaatcataataaaaataataaaactgattttttccccaatgtttcgATACGATAacattactaacttcaacgtCGTGATTTCGATGAATATGACGTTAAGATGATCTCTGTCATATCGCCCGATGAATACACGGTCTTCCACGGAGATATTCAGCGTTGCGAACAAAATGTGTGTTACAAGTCAATTAGTCTAACACGCAATCATTGTGGAACATTACACTTCAATTTCGATATCGTCATCGTGTCGTAGACACGGATCAACAAGTTGGTGGGGAATGTGGGTAGTTATTGGGGTATAACAATAGATGGCGAGACACGTCTCTACCCCGTCTGGGGAAGATTAGTAGGTTTTCATCGCTTCTAGCGTCGAGAACAACGCTGATCGTCTTTCATTGGGTGTCCGTGTCGTCGCCTAATCTTCGTCTTGACGATTCAAGAGCAGCGAGTAACCGTGCAAAAAATAATCTCAATtgatattacaattttcacaCCGAAAACCTAACAATGGCTCCCATTGGTGAGTAAGAGTTGCGTTTATTAACGTCACTAGGGCGTGCACGGGTCCACAATtacgtaaatataataaaaatgtacagGCCGAATGAGTAGTGATTTACCGAAGCTTTGTTAACCGTCCGACGTGTCGCGAAAATCTTATCCGGCGGTCTCACCGACTCCGCAAGATGTTTCACTAAACCGAGACCGAGTCCTCGGTTACAGCCCGTGATCAATATAGATCTCATCAAGCGGTTAGAGTGTCTTACAGTGATAAAAAGAACACCACTTTTTGCTTTGCCTCCGGTCCTCGTCGTGGAATCCGTACTTCACGGCCATTCGAAAGTGGAACGTTGGGAGGGGACGGATAGCACTGCCGGTCGGACTTTAAGCGAATTATACCGTGTTTCCTTTTCATTGTGACGTCATCGAATTTTTAACTTAACGCCGGTCATTGCTTGTTGCGTATGGctgcatgtacatacataatatatacatacgtatgtaatCTGGAAGCATAGTGCCACCGCATTGCAATCACTGTCATCATGGCAACGTTAATGTTCTCCCTAACGTTCCTGCCGCTTCGACACGCCAGGTCGAAACTATTAGCTTTCCCTAAGTCACGAATCAACTGTTTCTTGATCGGTAAAAAATCGATCGCTTGCTACTCCAGTGAGTAAATTTATATTCACCTTCAACTGTCTGCACCACGTTGAGCTCTACTTATATCTAACcatttaagttttttttttttttttttttatagaattatggGGTGTACCTACACTATTTTCTGTTCATTCTGTTTGATTTCACactccttttttcttttttgtaccTAACAGATCAAGCCTCAACATACGATTTAATCGTTATCGGCGGAGGTTCAGGTGGCTTAGCCGCTGCCAAGGAAGCTGTTCAACTTGGAGCTAACGTTGTAGTGTTGGACTATGTCACTCCTTCACCCCAGGGTACCAAATGGGGTCTTGGTGGAACATGCGTTAATGTTGGTTGTATTCCGAAAAAATTGATGCATCAGGCAGCTTTACTTGGTGAAGCAATTCATGTGAGTATAATTCAGTAGAATTAATAAatgatagaattttttctgaaattttaccTCCTACACCTGTTGTGTTTTCGAACCTTTTCTTCTCAGATCAattcgtaatttattatttttttatcattgtcTTTAGAAGACGATGTTGGATACTATGTTTATTCAACTTTCATATCtgtgtatttttattaattgtaattaCTCATTCTTTCTTAGGAATCTGTTGCTTATGGATGGCAAGTACCGAATTCAAAAGCTATACGACACGACTGGCAAACCTTGAAGACTGCTGTGCAAAATCATATCAAGTCAGTCAATTGGGTTACTCGTGTTGAACTAAGAAACAGGTAagtcaaagaatttttaaggtaaaaaaaaaaaatgaaatattgaatgtGTGTTGAATCTTTGTTTGTCAATGGCAAGTCTGTTTACTTGAAGATTATAATTGTTCGCTTAAAGCCCTATTTCCTTTGCACgctaataaaaaatatttgatactaattttcagtatttatatttcagaaaagttgaatatttaaatgcTCAGGGTTATTTCAAAGATGCCACCACAGTTGTCGGAGTTATGAAAAATGGAGAAGAAAAGGTTGTATCTGCCAAGTATATCTTGATCGCCGTCGGTGGTAGGCCGAAATACCCAGATGTACCTGGAGCTAAGGAATACGGTATTACCAGCGatgatattttcagtttaaGTCAGGCACCTGGCAAAACCTTAATCGTTGGTGCTGGATGTATCCttacaagaattttgacttcTTTCGAATTTGAACAATGATGTGACACATTTATCATCACTGGTTACTTTGAGTTTGCTACCGTGAATCAATATTTATCCTTAGTCAAGACTTACAGATATTGGGTTAGAGTGTGCAGGATTTTTGAATGGACTTGGTTATGATACAACAGTCATGGTGCGTTCTGTTGTACTGAGAGGATTTGACAAACAGATGGCAAATATGGTAGCAGACGAAATGCAAGATCGTGGTGTTCGCTTCATTTATAAGGCTAAGCTCAAGGCTATCGAAAAACAGGATGACGGACGTCTGCTTGTCCATTGGGTGGATCGTGTAAGTGTTGCTAGACAACTTATCGTACATGTGTTTTATGTGTCTCATTCCTCTGCAAGCTTGGATTCAGTGAACATATCAGTTAATGAATCCAGCTAGTAAATTTTACTCGCAATACCGTTTGTCTATTTAAAAGATTCAGTACCTTGTGTTTATTCTTCGCATTATTGTTGAAACGTATCGAATCATATCTACCAATACTTCAGGATGGAGGTTTATATCACGATGCTTATGACACTGTACTTTTTGCTATCGGACGCCGATCACTGACCGAAGAACTGAAACCTGAGAATGCCGGTCTCGAACTTGTCCCGGATactggaaaaattaaaactgtcAACGAGCAGACCAACATCTCCAACATTTATGCTGTCGGCGATGTACTCCACGTACGTGAAATCTTGTATACACGATTGCCCAGAGTTGaatacatttaaaaattctgaCAAGATTTGcattatgaataattttctgaaGGTTTTTTAACCACAGAATACGATTTTATGAgcatatataatttttgttttatttgtaACAGGAAAAGCCAGAACTTACCCCAGTCGCGATTCATGCTGGCCGACTCTTGGCTAAGAGGTTATTCAGTTCCTGTGATGAGAAGATGGAGTACACAAACATTGCAACTACCGTTTTTAGCCCCCTCGAATACAGTTGTGTTGGACTAAGCGAAGAGGAAGCCATCCACATACATGGGGAACACTTTGTAGACGTCTACCATGCCTACTACAAGccaacagaattttttataccgcaGAAAAATGTTAGTCATTGTTACTTGAAAGTCGTCACTCTGCGAACTGACAAGTCGGAAGTCCTTGGAATGCACTTTATTGGCCCTAATGCTGGCGAAGTTATTCAAGGCTTTGCTGCAGCTATGAAGTAAGTAATTCACCGTCGAGCTAAATatcaaattcatttgaaaCTAATATTGGTGATTAAAATTCTATTTGTGCTCTAATTTACAGATGCAATTTGACTTACCCATTACTCAAGTCCACTGTCGGGATTCACCCAACAACAGCTGAGGAATTCACAAGAATAAGTATCACAAAGCGATCTGGGATGGATCCGACACCACAGAGTTGCTGCAGTTAGAGCAACATTAGCAAAGATAATTGAACTTCTGATGACTGTTTCCTGTAGGCTCAGCATCATCTAATATTGGCATTTGTTATTCTGCCATGCTGCGATAAGGAAAATAGTTATTAGCAAGATCACAATTGACACTTTTTTCTATCACTCATTTAGATATTACCTTGCATAATGAGTTGTAAGGCTGCAAGCATGTTGTATCTATCATACTCTGTAGCATCGTATAAGATTGTATGCACAATGAAAGACATTAACGCCAGtgcataaataaatgaaacgtACTTTCCACAGCAAACTGCTGTTATGCAATACTGTGCATAGCAGAATGATGTCATTTTACGTCATGATTTATTCAGGTAACtttgtcaaatttcaatatcaatGGAATAGGTACAAGATTCAGGTATAGAGAGAGTTTTGGATCACATTCTTTAAgaatcgttacaattttttttattttcattgttttacTTATTAGAAACTGGTGTCTGGGacaaaataaatttggaataattattacaGTGTGGCatgtaaaataaacaatatttaataaGTTATACATTTTAAActcaataataattacacgaCCTTAACCTTTAATGTCAGCTCATTGACGGCactttatttccttttttttttttgtttcgttgttGCGGCCTGTGTCAGAAATTGACCTTCACGCCAACAAGGCCATTGGTGACAAATTTCGACCTTCTCACCATGCTCCCAGAgctcacgtttttttttctcattattatttatttaccacCAAATAGTATCAGGTCTCTCTGGACAGCCCATCCAGTATTGGGGAGCCGGAAGAGGGTAGCGATTGTCAGTCTTGATTAGAAGGTTATCGAATTTCCAAAACAATTTGTCCTTGAAGAAGTAAGTCTTGCCTGCCATTATAAAAACATTCATTAGATTGAAAGATTTAAAGTGTTGGTCTATGATGTTTACCACAGTCCTTACCGTCGATCCATGTCATTGCAGCATCGATGTGAGATGGAATTCCACGCCACCTTCTTATGTTGTGAGGATATCCAGGATCCAACATGCGGGATGTTGCATTAAATCTCCAGAATTTCTCACCCCTAGTATTAAGAATGCAAAAAGAATATTACTTTCTTCCTCAGTGTTAAATTCTATTTCTTGTCAAGTCTCGCTTACCTGTACAGGTagacttttttgtttttctcccAAACTTGCACAGCGTCTATCGCATCAACACCTTCATCGATACCATAATCCGTTAGTGGTCTGGGACTGTTTTCAATAAAAGAGTATCCATCATAGACCCAGTATTGTTTCCCTGccacataaaattatttgaaaaatttcagatcgtGAAACATGGTTCTCAAACGGTTCAGAGGAGTGAAATGCTATTTATTGACTTACCACTGAAAAGAATAATGCTAGCATCGTCTTCTCTTTGGTAAGC is part of the Neodiprion virginianus isolate iyNeoVirg1 chromosome 5, iyNeoVirg1.1, whole genome shotgun sequence genome and encodes:
- the LOC124306116 gene encoding thioredoxin reductase 1, mitochondrial isoform X3 yields the protein MAPIDQASTYDLIVIGGGSGGLAAAKEAVQLGANVVVLDYVTPSPQGTKWGLGGTCVNVGCIPKKLMHQAALLGEAIHESVAYGWQVPNSKAIRHDWQTLKTAVQNHIKSVNWVTRVELRNRKVEYLNAQGYFKDATTVVGVMKNGEEKVVSAKYILIAVGGRPKYPDVPGAKEYGITSDDIFSLSQAPGKTLIVGAGYIGLECAGFLNGLGYDTTVMVRSVVLRGFDKQMANMVADEMQDRGVRFIYKAKLKAIEKQDDGRLLVHWVDRDGGLYHDAYDTVLFAIGRRSLTEELKPENAGLELVPDTGKIKTVNEQTNISNIYAVGDVLHEKPELTPVAIHAGRLLAKRLFSSCDEKMEYTNIATTVFSPLEYSCVGLSEEEAIHIHGEHFVDVYHAYYKPTEFFIPQKNVSHCYLKVVTLRTDKSEVLGMHFIGPNAGEVIQGFAAAMKCNLTYPLLKSTVGIHPTTAEEFTRISITKRSGMDPTPQSCCS
- the LOC124306116 gene encoding thioredoxin reductase 2, mitochondrial isoform X2, whose protein sequence is MATLMFSLTFLPLRHARSKLLAFPKSRINCFLIGKKSIACYSNQASTYDLIVIGGGSGGLAAAKEAVQLGANVVVLDYVTPSPQGTKWGLGGTCVNVGCIPKKLMHQAALLGEAIHESVAYGWQVPNSKAIRHDWQTLKTAVQNHIKSVNWVTRVELRNRKVEYLNAQGYFKDATTVVGVMKNGEEKVVSAKYILIAVGGRPKYPDVPGAKEYGITSDDIFSLSQAPGKTLIVGAGYIGLECAGFLNGLGYDTTVMVRSVVLRGFDKQMANMVADEMQDRGVRFIYKAKLKAIEKQDDGRLLVHWVDRDGGLYHDAYDTVLFAIGRRSLTEELKPENAGLELVPDTGKIKTVNEQTNISNIYAVGDVLHEKPELTPVAIHAGRLLAKRLFSSCDEKMEYTNIATTVFSPLEYSCVGLSEEEAIHIHGEHFVDVYHAYYKPTEFFIPQKNVSHCYLKVVTLRTDKSEVLGMHFIGPNAGEVIQGFAAAMKCNLTYPLLKSTVGIHPTTAEEFTRISITKRSGMDPTPQSCCS
- the LOC124306116 gene encoding thioredoxin reductase 2, mitochondrial isoform X1; amino-acid sequence: MSERGKKKRSWGFCHKKPETLDDDSGEENTQATSAGTAFPPPTEVIQVPVLESTEKSNTTPEDQASTYDLIVIGGGSGGLAAAKEAVQLGANVVVLDYVTPSPQGTKWGLGGTCVNVGCIPKKLMHQAALLGEAIHESVAYGWQVPNSKAIRHDWQTLKTAVQNHIKSVNWVTRVELRNRKVEYLNAQGYFKDATTVVGVMKNGEEKVVSAKYILIAVGGRPKYPDVPGAKEYGITSDDIFSLSQAPGKTLIVGAGYIGLECAGFLNGLGYDTTVMVRSVVLRGFDKQMANMVADEMQDRGVRFIYKAKLKAIEKQDDGRLLVHWVDRDGGLYHDAYDTVLFAIGRRSLTEELKPENAGLELVPDTGKIKTVNEQTNISNIYAVGDVLHEKPELTPVAIHAGRLLAKRLFSSCDEKMEYTNIATTVFSPLEYSCVGLSEEEAIHIHGEHFVDVYHAYYKPTEFFIPQKNVSHCYLKVVTLRTDKSEVLGMHFIGPNAGEVIQGFAAAMKCNLTYPLLKSTVGIHPTTAEEFTRISITKRSGMDPTPQSCCS